The genomic segment GCCGGATCATCATCTGCTAAAAGCTCCAAAGCGTTTCTGGCTCCTTTTTCTCCAGATTTTTCCAAAATTGTCAAGGCTTCTATCTTTAATGCTGGGTCTACATCATCATTTATCAGCTTTACAAGAGCTTCTTTAGTTTCTGAATCTATTCCATCTTTTGTTAAAAGATTCATCGCTTTTTTTCTAACACCAACATTATTATCATTAAGCATAAGGTTGAATAAAGATTTCTTTAAATTATCGTTTTTTACATTATCGACTACTTTCATAGTTTTTAACTTAATTCCAGCATTATCCCCATTTTCCATTAATTTGTTTATTACAGAAATTATTTGAGGATCATTTTCTTTGCCTGAAACTATTTGCTTTGTTGTTAACTCATATTCTAAAAGAAGATTTTCGCCATCTTTTTCATAAGCAAAATTACTTACTTTAACAACTTCGGGATTTTTGTTAATAAAAAGTTCATTTTGAGCTGCAGTGGTTAAAGGATATGTGTTAGAAACAACACCAGTTTCTACATCTTTTGTAAAATACTGATTCGAAACAACTATTGTTACTGCAATGACAGCAGCATATTTCAAAGGATTACCAAGATAGAACATTATTTTAGTAGCAATTTCTGAAAACAAAGAGCTAATGTTGTTATTTGTTGATACTTTACTAATTTTGTTAAATAAAAGATCTCTTTCTTCCTCTAAATCCTCATCTGATATTTCTTCAAACTTATGATTGTTCAGAAGATTAGCTCCATTAGCGATCTCTTTGTAAAATACTTTATACTCTTCATTTTCCTCGATTATCTTTTCCACAATTTTTCTGTCTTCCAATGAAAGCTCATCATAGACATAATCAAATATCATTTCTTTATAATTTTTTTCCATATTTCACCCCGCTAAATATCTGATTCTGACAGATTTTTTTTAATATTCTGTACAGCTCTGTGAAAATACTTTTTTACAGTTCCTTCATTTAAAGAAAGAATCTCGGCAATTTCTCGGAACTTTTTTCCTTCGTAGCTTTTGAGATAGACGACGCTTTTCTGTTGAAAAGAGAGCTTATCAATCTCTTTTTTAATACTATCTGCCCTATTTTCTTCAAATAATTCATCTTCACCTCCGTCGTTATCATGTCTGTAAAGATGTTCAATTTCGGAAAAATCTGCATCGTATAGGGTGTCTGAAACTTGTCTTTTCTGTCTGTAATAAGTATAGGCTGTATTAATAGCGATTCTGTACATCCAAGTAAAAAGAGATGATTCTCCTTTAAAACCTGGAAGGCTTCTATGAATCTTAATGAAACAATTTTGATACGCATCGCTAGCATCATCATGATTTCTTAAAATATTCAACATAAGATTGAATATTCTTCTGTCATACTTTTTTACAAGTTTCTCAAAAGCCCTATTATCTCCTTTGACAGCTTTGTTAATCAAAGTTTCTTCTTCAGTCATTTTGGACCTTTCTTCTTGATAACTGTTGTCGAGTTTGTTTAAATTTACTATAGCTGTCATAATTCCGAAACATTATTTTTTTTACTTTTCTTCACTTACACACTATGGACATGAATAAAATCTAAAAAGTTGTCAAAAATTTAAAATAAAATACTTTTTTTAATCTTCTAGAAATAGCATTTTTTTTCTGGTCAAGATAAGTCTTAATAATTATGGTTTACTTTTTCAAG from the Candidatus Delongbacteria bacterium genome contains:
- a CDS encoding HEAT repeat domain-containing protein, which codes for MEKNYKEMIFDYVYDELSLEDRKIVEKIIEENEEYKVFYKEIANGANLLNNHKFEEISDEDLEEERDLLFNKISKVSTNNNISSLFSEIATKIMFYLGNPLKYAAVIAVTIVVSNQYFTKDVETGVVSNTYPLTTAAQNELFINKNPEVVKVSNFAYEKDGENLLLEYELTTKQIVSGKENDPQIISVINKLMENGDNAGIKLKTMKVVDNVKNDNLKKSLFNLMLNDNNVGVRKKAMNLLTKDGIDSETKEALVKLINDDVDPALKIEALTILEKSGEKGARNALELLADDDPAITNLKKAETK
- a CDS encoding sigma-70 family RNA polymerase sigma factor — encoded protein: MTEEETLINKAVKGDNRAFEKLVKKYDRRIFNLMLNILRNHDDASDAYQNCFIKIHRSLPGFKGESSLFTWMYRIAINTAYTYYRQKRQVSDTLYDADFSEIEHLYRHDNDGGEDELFEENRADSIKKEIDKLSFQQKSVVYLKSYEGKKFREIAEILSLNEGTVKKYFHRAVQNIKKNLSESDI